The segment TTCCCTTTTACAGAAAATAGTTAGATCTAAAAAAACGATTTTCACTCGGAAAAATTCGCGGGGGAGGTGGTCCGACATTATTTAATATGGTAAACAATTTATGTAAACAACATGTAAATTATGACGAAAACTTCCTGAAAccatttcaaacaaataatgaGCACGTCATTCTgacaaaacaatttaaatttgcGTTCAAAACATTACTCATTTTCGACGTCCAAGTTCCTGATACCACATGCAATCAAGGCAATAAGCAGTAACAAGTAAAGGGTAAAATACATAATCCTTCAGTTAATGATAAGAAGATGCACAACTTAACAAATCTGTGCCCTTTAAACTGTAGAGCAAACCGCAATAGTTTATTAATAACTCCAATTTCCGGGCAAATTAAAGGGAATCCTAATTACAAAGCTAAATATAATAGCACGGTTTTCCTTCAAGTATGCTATAAATTAGATGGGATTTAACGTGAATTATCATTTGTTGTCAGAATTCGCCGCTGGCACGGTGCCGTGTGCTGGGTGCCGGGTGCCGTGTGCCGTGGGACGCTCTTTTGAAGCGTTCTAGAAAATGACAAGCACCTTCACGAACAACAATGGCTCCAGATGCGGAGGATTGCGAACaggtttgttataaaaaaaatagaaattaaatcatatatttttttaaatttatttaaataaaaatagagaaatgatcactaaaaatattattgataaaataaagcgTTTGTTCCTCATtgttcttaattaataaataatgtatttttaaattggtccAATTAGGTGGAGCGGTTAAATGCAAACTATCCAGAAGTGCCCGTACACCAAGGCAGACGGATTCTGCCAGAAGTGCCGCCGCCGGCGCAAGCCTGGACAGAGAACGAGGAGTTGGGCCTCGGAAGCGATAGCAGGACCAACAGTCCTGGCGAGAACAGGCGACTCCTCGGAACCAAGCCCCTCCAGAAACCCTCCTGCCGTCTCCAGGCCGGTCTCACTTTAGGAGTGTGGGTCGTCAAAAAACCGAAATGTTCGTCACTAAAGTCTGGAATAAAAACGCAAACCAAAACGAAATTTCAGAAGAGAAGGGAGAAGTTAAAAGATGTTCTTAGGCCTCCCTACTTCATCATCACCATGCTGTTCCTTATTGTAAGTGGAATCTTGTTCTTTCTATTTACAATCTTGTTAGGACACCTTATTTTCAATAATGCATCTTTAATGTTTCGGATAAAAACATTAAAGATGCATTATTGAAAATAAGGTGTCCTCCGAAACTtgttcgctaactatgggccttattagaaggctcaaaatcactcagcgggcgatggaacgagctatgcttagagtttctctgcatgatcgaatcagaaatgaggagatctacagacgaaccaaagtcactgccatagctcagcaagtcgcgaagctgaagtgacaatgggcaggccacatagttcgaaaagccgatggacgttggggtcccaaggtgctggaatggcgaccccacaccggaaagcgcagtcttggtcgacctcccagtaggtggaccgaggacatcaagcggatcgcaggaaaccgctgaatgctggcggctccgttatgcttggaggtccgtGCAAGAgttctatgtccagcagtcatcagccgatggacttcccatcggctgataatggtaATGATGATCTTTAATGTAATGtagtgtttttttaaagaatatttgccacatctttGCCAAATATGACCATGATATTTTCCAGGTAATGGTGCACCTCTGTGGTCCGGACGAGTTGCGCTCGAAGCTGGAGTGGGCTCCGGAGGCGTGGTGGACGGAGCCCTGGCGCCTGCTCACGTACGGGCTGGTGCACGCCGGCGCCGCGCACCTCGCCATCAACGCGCTGGTGGCGGTCACTGTGAGTTCATCCCTGATGTACTACTCTCATTTGATGTAGAAAAGAATATGGATGCAAATGGATCTCATCCGATAATAGGTACGAGTACTGCTCTAACCCATGGTTATTACTTATAAGGAAATAAAGAGGTTTTGTTGCTATATtatcatacaaaaattaaatatgaatattaggagtacataattattacgtgtgtgaagtctgccaatccgcattaggccagggtagtgaactattggcctaacccctctcattcttagaggagagtCAAGCTTagcagtgaactgaatatggattaatagtgatgatgatgatgactagggGTATATACTTGTATTACGAAGTGTTCATACTTTGGCTGTTTGGATAGTAAAGTCATGATAAAACTTAGTTTAAATAGCATTTGTGTTGataattgtatgtatgtatatggcGCCTTGTACACATTTTTATGCGAAACTTTGCAAACGCATTCCCGATTACTCCGTGAGCTGATCACTCTGAGGTCATGCGCTACAGTTAATATCTGTAGCACCAATCTTGGGCAGCGCTTATTCAGCCGACATCTTAGTAGGCACCTCAGTTAATTAAGTTAGATGTTTTCTTCTGAATAAAtggtttattaatttgtttgtgtcAGGTGGGCTGGCACCTGGAGCGCGAGCAGGGCTGGGCGCGCGTGGCGCTGGTGTGGCTGGGCGGCGTGGCGGCCGGCGCGCTGGGCGCGGGCGCGCTGCAGCCGCGCGTGCGCGTCGTGGGCGCGTCCGCCGCCGTGTACGCCTTGCTCACGGCGCACCTGCCCAACGTGTGCCTAAggtaaagaaagaagaaagaaagagcaagtttgttgatgacactcccatgatatgcgacgGGGAGGGAAGGGCTGGAAGTGGGGCGCATTAGTTATGGGTTAatctgtcatcgctacccgcCTCCCAGCCCATGCAGACAATCAGGAGTGtcacgaacgaatttgccaagctatagatagTAGTCTAGCTAGTAAGTTACCGCACCTCATCTCTTCACACGCATCTCTTTACACGGTTATGTAAagagatgcaaaaatgcattgcctaTTTTGAGAACTTATAACAAacctatattgaatttttttcattttgttttgtctGGGCGAATTTTCTATCTGTACGTATAGTGcataaaatcataatatactcgtataggtAGTCAGATTCGTTTACTTGCACCGAGTTCAAATTGGAATATGCATTTTGTATAACTTTGAATATCTGGTTGCAGATTCGGCCACATCCCCTTGTGGTGGTTTCGGCCGCTGAGCGTCATGGTGCTGGGCGCGTCGGAGGGCTGCTGGGCGCTGGTCCGCACCCCCGACCCGCAGCTGTCGGCCTCGCATGTGGCGTGGGCGGCGCACGCGCTGGGCGCGGCCGTGGGCGTGCCGCTGGCGTTCCTGGTGTTCACAGGTAGGGGCAGAACCAGATCTTGATATTATAGCCTTAATAGCTCCACGGTTAGGGAGCTCTCACCGAAAAATCGTGGGTTTGAGCCCCACTCGGTGGATTCCTTTGGTACCCCATCCTAATACGATTACAGTTATACGATTAGTATACCGACAtaaggaatattggtcataaaaaATTACGCCTTTAAAGCCGTttcgattaaactaaaaatatggTTGGAGCCACAGCCAATTTTAAGcgtaaacattatattttagcaAGTTCAAACCAAACAAAACTTCAGTTGAAGTTGGTTGGGGATTAATGATTGAATAAACGATAAATTTGAATACTTACAACATGTAAGCAAGCAAATTACTGACATAGTGTGTTTGTTTCAGGAGAAAATTCACATAAACGAAGCGTAACAGTGTGTAGAATATCGTCGGGCCTGCTGCTGGTCATGGGAGTTGTAGCTGCCGCTCTTTACTATCGCTTCTGGTACGAGGTCGATCCGATGACTTGACATGAGAAGATGATGAAGTTTAGGATTCATTGATTGTTGACTCCTTTCGTGAGTGTCAGGAGTCTGTTGAGTACTAGAGAAACTGGATTTTCCTCCCGATGCTTTGAAATGTGGACACGTGTACTTCATTGAagatatcaaaaaaaattagatgATAAAAGATCTATAGTGGTCCCAACGCGAAGATATACCAGATGTAAACAAACCGAATGCCAGCGTGAGCCGTGCGGCagataacaaataaacaagatAGAAAGAGATAGACATACTTTGTTTGTTCCGTCGTTGCTTCGTGTACATGACCACTCGTGTTTACCTCTAATATTTCTTCTCGTTGAAAATAGTATCGTTGATGAATAAATGAAAGGACGTTTAGATGCACTGTAAGGATAGTTATTCTGTATTGGTAAAAGATCATGAAAATGGAAACATCAGTTTAAACGAGCTTACAAATactaaacattaaaattaaaagtaatttctaaAATACCAAGTTGACTTTTAGTAATATTTAGGTACGTGCAATAATGCTAACAACGATGAGCAAAAAAGTCTTCCAAAGCATTTAATgaagtaataatataaacattactatatacatataatatgttgTAAGTACTTAAACAGTAAAGTACGTTTTCTGATGTCAATGTgattttatttaagaataagaataagaataatgAAATCTAATTATGATTGGTGTTGTAAATGTGATATAACAATAGATTTTAATCGATAGATAACTTTATTGTTGAAAGTAAACTTAATACGTTCAATGTAAATAAAGCATTTGTTTATTCGGGCTCCATGAAGTTATCTATCGCAACttcaacttttaataatttgcaATTTCTATGAAATTATTAAGTGTCAAACGTTTTgtatcaaaacatttaaaaaatacttattatttaggTAACTATGTAATGTGATAATTATTGTCGTTTATGTCATTTATGAAAGGAATACGGAATTGCAAATACTTCCCCTTTACTGTTCCGAGACTTAGATTTAAAGAATGCGTTATGGAACGTAACAAAAGGAAGGATtcatcctttcagaatgaaaaggTTTGCAAAATTGTGATAAAAGAAACTTAAAGCTACGGACAACCAAAGAGATTAAGTTTAATAATCTAGTCCATTTTGATACGAAGTCAcgtaatgtta is part of the Bicyclus anynana chromosome 5, ilBicAnyn1.1, whole genome shotgun sequence genome and harbors:
- the LOC112052596 gene encoding rhomboid-related protein 2: MAPDAEDCEQVERLNANYPEVPVHQGRRILPEVPPPAQAWTENEELGLGSDSRTNSPGENRRLLGTKPLQKPSCRLQAGLTLGVWVVKKPKCSSLKSGIKTQTKTKFQKRREKLKDVLRPPYFIITMLFLIVMVHLCGPDELRSKLEWAPEAWWTEPWRLLTYGLVHAGAAHLAINALVAVTVGWHLEREQGWARVALVWLGGVAAGALGAGALQPRVRVVGASAAVYALLTAHLPNVCLRFGHIPLWWFRPLSVMVLGASEGCWALVRTPDPQLSASHVAWAAHALGAAVGVPLAFLVFTGENSHKRSVTVCRISSGLLLVMGVVAAALYYRFWYEVDPMT